ggtgACTAGAGTTTGGTGATGACAGAGTTGGTGATAATGAGAGTGATGATAATAAGtaaggaaaatttattgttgtcTGAATGAGAATAATTTGTTTGGGCGGTGGAAGAATAGGGTGTCGGTGCCTCTTGGGCGAGTTTCTCATTGCTGGCAGTAAGGAAAATGATCGCTTTGGTCTCGCGGGCCTTGGCACCTGGTATACCTGGTAGAATCGATCGGCACACAAGATGGAGACTTGCTGACGTAGCAGTAAAGTCCTGACGCTTAAGTGACATTGACAATCCAAGACGTGTTGTCGAGACGACACTACCCTCGACACTACCCACGCTGGGGAATTGTGTCGTCAATGATTTCTCTACctgtaataagaaaaaataaaataacgaaaaagaAAGTCAACATTGGAATTGTTACacaataacataaataataccAACAGACGAGAATAGgcagtaaaaataatagaccGATAGACGAGATGGCAATCATCGAAATTTTAGACGGGGTTTGAGATGAGGgggaaataaagaaaattttgaataaaatttatttcggaCGGTTAATAGAGAATTAAATCAATGGTGATTTCGCGGTAAATGGGGCGGAATGTTTGAGGTCttgtttgatttttataattatttagttctggcaaataaaagtttgtgatgggaagaaaataatttgtttgcTGATCAATTATCGGTAAATGGCTGGGTGATATTGATAAGTAGTCTAAGGGATCGAATAGTATTCGAttggaaaaattcaaagtgtTTCAAAGTTGaggaattatttgaatttacgaACTAGtgagtttttgaattatttggtttcaattttcgaattattcatgTTTTCGAACTATTCGGAGTTCGAAGTGTCTGTCggtattcgaattattcgtgaattttcgaattttttgagAAATCGAAAATTTCGTGAATTTTTGAGTTATCTGTcacttttcgaattattcgtgagttttcgaattattcggaGTTCGTAGCTTCTGTCagtatttgaattattcgtgaattttcgaaatttttgagaaatcGAAGATTCgttaatttttgagttatCTGTCACTTTTCGAATCATTGGTAAGTTTTCGAATTAGTCGGAGTTCGTAGCTTCTGTCagtattcgaattattcgtgaattttcgatttttttgtagaaatcgaaaaatttgtgaatttttgaGTTCTCTGgcatttttcgaattattcgacaGTTTTCGAACTATTCGGAGTTCGAATTGTCTGTCAGTATTCGAATTTTTGGTAAAGTTTCGAATTATCgcgaaaaattgaaatatttgtgaatttttgaattatctgtcacttttcgaattattcgtaagtTTTCAAACTATTCGGAGTTcgaattttttgtaagtattcgaatttttgataaattttcgaGTTATCCcggaaaattgaaatattcgTGAATTTTTGAGTTATCTGTcacttttcgaattattcgtaagtTTTCGAACTATTCAGAGCTCGAAGTTTTTTTCAGTAttcgaattttcgaattatcccgaaaaaatgaaaaaatattcgtaaatttttgagttatctgtcatttttcaaactatacgtaaattttcaaactattCGGAGTTCGAATTTTTCGTCAGTattcaatttttcgaaaaattttcgaattatccCGAAAAATCGAAAGATTtgcgaattttttaatatctgtcacttttcaaatttttggtaaattttcaaattatccagaaaaatcaaaatattcgCAAATCTTCGATATCTGTcacttttcgaattattcgtaagtTTTCGAACTATTCCAAAAATCTAAAGTAGCCGCAAGTTTACGAATTATTCAAAGAATTCCTCAATTTTCGacttattcgtaaattttcaaaccatTCGTCGATTTTccaattgaaaagtattcgaACTATTCTACAAAATACGAATGTTTCAAAAAGTTCGTCAGTTTATAGtcagttttcaaaatattcattaattttaaaattttttctcaattttccattttttcatacattttcaaatttccgttttcaaataaatccaaaaatcTCACGTACTCGTAAATTTCCAACTTCTTCCTCAATTTCTGTCACCGGCACCTccgaatcaaaattttttctaactgtcaaaaaattcaaatattcaacTTCCAAATTATTCGTAACTTTCCTTCTACACTAgactgaaataatttttatttaaattaaaaaattcccagcCATGCATAGCCAACGTCACCATTAATAATTGCGTAAATTACaatgtcaaataaataatacgtcataaaaatatctatgtcACCGTAATAATTCCcatgttacaaaaaaaaaaactcgctcacaaaaaaatatccaggccataaaataaaattttattacgagtaatcgaatcgaatatttttatctaaaatattataattttattcaatactcAGATTATTTTCCTCATCtcacttttgaatttttttttcccgccattaaaaaaaaatttgaactttcgaactgagagaaaaaaaataagtagagAGAGCGGgaaaagaaaaagtttaaaagtaAAAGGAAAAAACGTTAGttgaaatgtaattaaaacGATCAATCACCTCTTGACCATTGACAAGAAATGACAATTGCGATGGTGGATAACTTGGGGCAGAAATGCACTGAGCGTCAAGAATATCACCGATATCGTAGTGAGttcttaaattttcgataacaGGATCACGCTGTGGGAGTACACCGACATTAATAACCGCCTCATCGTAGACAATATCAAACTTAGGAGCCTCTCCTGACACTTGGCAACCATAAGATCCGGTTACATTTATCCACTTGTCACCCAAGTGTTGTCGTATGACAACACGTTTGTCGTTGCTTTCACTCAACTCAACTTGCGCCACCCCATCTTGTACATTAAATGCCTTAGTCGCCACAGAATTCGCCGCGGCTAAGGCTGGATCTGCAACTCTGCTACTTGACAATGACTGTCTctgttgctgttgctgctggTGGTGTAATTTTCCTGGCATTGCGCTCGGCATATACCTAAAAAACTCATTACCATCTTTGAACCAAGTAACTGAAAGCAACTCCTCGCCGTCGAGATTGTAGTTGCATTCTAGTGTTACTTTTTCTTCACGCGGATCCACTATTTCTGGTACTTTCAGCTCCGCGAATTTACCCCGTGCTcctt
The DNA window shown above is from Microplitis mediator isolate UGA2020A chromosome 1, iyMicMedi2.1, whole genome shotgun sequence and carries:
- the LOC130674661 gene encoding uncharacterized protein LOC130674661; its protein translation is MNLVVLKIFFLGFLTAGARGKFAELKVPEIVDPREEKVTLECNYNLDGEELLSVTWFKDGNEFFRYMPSAMPGKLHHQQQQQQRQSLSSSRVADPALAAANSVATKAFNVQDGVAQVELSESNDKRVVIRQHLGDKWINVTGSYGCQVSGEAPKFDIVYDEAVINVGVLPQRDPVIENLRTHYDIGDILDAQCISAPSYPPSQLSFLVNGQEVEKSLTTQFPSVGSVEGSVVSTTRLGLSMSLKRQDFTATSASLHLVCRSILPGIPGAKARETKAIIFLTASNEKLAQEAPTPYSSTAQTNYSHSDNNKFSLLIIITLIITNSVITKL